One genomic window of Triplophysa rosa linkage group LG11, Trosa_1v2, whole genome shotgun sequence includes the following:
- the pmp22a gene encoding peripheral myelin protein 22a, giving the protein MLAILFATLVLHLTDLIILFVSTCANAWRIHGADSYDLWYRCAQSNGGYTCKGTGEEEWLQAVQALMVLATIFSLTSFIIFLCQLFTLVKGGRFFFTAVFQILASLFVMSGAIIYTVMSPKWESDSDSYGYAFVLAWLAFPLTLVSGLIYIVLRKKE; this is encoded by the exons ATGCTGGCCATTCTGTTTGCGACATTAGTCTTGCATCTGACAGATCTGATTATTCTCTTCGTTTCCACCTGTGCTAAT gcgTGGAGAATACATGGAGCTGATAGCTATGACCTCTGGTATCGATGCGCACAAAGCAATGGGGGATACACCTGTAAAGGGACTGGTGAAGAAG AGTGGCTGCAAGCAGTACAGGCTCTTATGGTCCTAGCCACCATCTTCAGCTTGACCTCCTTCATCATCTTCCTCTGCCAGCTCTTCACCCTCGTAAAGGGAGGACGCTTCTTCTTCACGGCCGTCTTCCAGATCCTAGCCA GCTTGTTTGTGATGAGTGGGGCCATCATCTACACAGTGATGAGTCCAAAGTGGGAAAGTGACAGCGACAGTTATGGATACGCCTTTGTTCTGGCTTGGCTGGCATTCCCTCTCACACTCGTCAGTGGCTTAATTTACATCGTCCTCAGGAAGAAAGAATGA